Below is a window of Burkholderiales bacterium DNA.
GGTGGGCGATCTGTTCGGCGCGGGCAAGATGTTCCTGCCGCAGGTCGTGAAGTCGGCGCGCGTGATGAAGGAAGCGGTTGCCTACCTCCTGCCGTTCATCGAAGCGCAGAAGGAGAAAACCGGCTCCAAGCCCAAGGGCAGGATCGTGATCGCCACGGTCAAGGGCGACGTGCACGACATCGGCAAGAACATCGTCGGCGTGGTGCTCCAGTGCAACAATTTCGAGGTCGTCAACCTGGGCGTGATGGTGCCGGCGGACAGGATCCTGAAGACGGCGCGCGAGCACAACGCTGACATCATCGGGCTGTCGGGGCTGATCACGCCCTCGCTGGAGGAAATGGCCCATGTCGCCAGGGAGATGGAACGCGAGGGCTTTCGCATTCCCCTGCTGATCGGCGGGGCCACGACTTCGCGGGTGCACACCGCGGTGAAGATCGAGCCGAATTATTCCGGCCCGACGGTCTGGGTCCCGGACGCCTCGCGCTCGGTGGGCGTGTGCACCAGCCTGCTCTCCGAAGAACTGCGCGCAGACTACGTGCGCAAGGTCAAGGAGGAGGCGGCGAAGACCCGCAGCCAGCACTTGGGCAAGAAGGGCCAGGGCCCGCACCACCCGATCGCGGAAGCGCGCCGCCACGGTTTCCGGACCGACTGGCGGCAGTACACCCCGCCGGTGGCGCGGCACCCGGGAATACACGTGTTCCGCGACTATCCGCTCGCCGAGATCGCCAAGGTCATCGACTGGACGCCGTTCTTCCTGACCTGGGAGCTGTCCGGCCGCTATCCCCAGATCCTGCAGGACGAGATCGTGGGCGAGGCGGCGCGCAACCTGTTCGACGACGCACAGAAGATGCTCGCGCGCATCATCGAAGAGAAGTGGCTCACCGCCAACGCGGTGGTCGGGCTTTTCCCGGCCAACAGCGTGGGCGACGACATCGAGGTGTACGCGGACGAGTCGCGCCGGGAGCCGCTGACGACTTTCCATTTCCTGCGCCAGCAGATGGTCAAGCCCGCCGACCGCTTCAACCACTGCCTCGCCGACTATGTGGCGCCCAGGGACAGCGGCGTGCGCGATTATCTCGGCGCTTTTGCGGTGACCAGCGGCATCGGCATCGACGAGCGCGTGGCCGACTACGAAGCGCGCCACGACGACTACAACGCCATCATGCTCAAGGCCCTGGCCGATCGCCTGGCCGAAGGATTCGCGGAGCTGATGCATCTGCGCGTGCGGCGCGAGCTGTGGGCCTACGCCCCGGAGGAGGACCTCACGCTCGAGGAACTGATCGCGGAGAAGTACCGCGGCATCCGTCCCGCGCCGGGGTATCCGGCCTGTCCGGACCACACGGAAAAGGGACCGCTGTTCTCGCTGCTGGACGCGCCCGCAAACGCGGCCATCGTGCTCACCGAGTCCTATGCCATGCTGCCGGCCGCCGCGGTCAGCGGCTTCTATTTCTCGCATCCCGACTCGCATTATTTCGCGGTGGCCCGGATCGACCGCGATCAGGTGGAGGACTACGCGCGCCGCAAGAATCTGCCGCTGGAAGCGGTGGAGAAGTGGCTCGCGCCCAACCTCTCGTACGAACCGGCCGCGGCGCAGGTAGCCTGAGGCACGCGCCGGCCCCCGAGCGGCGCGGATGCGGTAGCATCCCGCGCTGCGGGCGCGCGTGGCGCGCGCCCTCGCTCGCCATGCCGCGCCTTTCCGTCCGTCTGGCTTGTCTTGCAATCAGCCTGCTTCTTGCCGCGCCGGCCTGGGCGCAGGCCCCGCGGCTGCACCGCTTCGCGGTGTCGATCGACACCGAACTCACGGTCATCTCGGTGCGAGCCTGTTTCGCCGGCCCGCCGCCCGAAGCGCTGGTCGCGGAATCGCTCGATGCGCCGCTCGCGCTGATCGAGGCGCGAGTGGAGGGCTCCGGCAAGCCGCTCGTGCCGAGCGGGGCGCTGTCGCTGAAGAGCGTGCCCGACGGGGGCTGCGTGCTCTATCGCGTGGACGTTTCGCGCCCGATCAAGCGCCACGACCGCACGGGCGGCAAGGTGGCCCGGGTGGGGCGCGACCTGCTGACTTCGGTCGGGCTTTGGCTGTGGCGGCCGCAGCAGCTCTCCTCCGACGAGGACGTCGAGATCCGTTTCGTGCTGCCGGAGGGGATTGCGGTGTCCGCGCCCTGGCGGGCGGTGTCCGCCGCGCAGCCGCCCGCCTTCGTGCTCGACCGCGCGCCCTTCGACTGGCCCGCGAGTGTGGCCTTCGGCCGGTTTCGCGAACGCGAGATCGCGGTGGGCGATGCGCAACTGCGGCTCGCGGTGCTCGACGGCCATCCGCAGGTGGATACGGATTCGATGCAGGCTTGGCTTACCGACGCCGCGCGGATGGTGGCCGGAGTGTACGGGTGCTTCCCGGTGCCGCGCCTGCAGTTGCTCGTCGTGCCCAACGCGCGCGGCAACGAACCGGTTCCGGGCGCGTACGTCGCGCGCGGCGGCGGCCCTTCGGTGCACTTTTTCATCAATCAGCGCCGCCCGATCGAGGAGTTCTTCGCGGACTGGACGGCGACGCACGAGCTCGCGCACCTGCTGCTGCCCCTGGTGGAGGACCGCGACGCCTGGCTGTCCGAGGGCCTCGCCACCTATTATCAGAACGTCCTGCGCGCGCGCGCCGGCAGGATCAGCGAACAGGAAGCCTGGTCGATGCTGCACGCCGGCTTCGTGCGCGGACGCAACAACGCTGCGGACCTGACCCTGGCGCAGGCCACGCAAGCCATGTATCGGGGCAATACCCACCTGCGCGTGTACTGGGGAGGCGCGGCGCTGATCCTGCTCGCCGACGTGGGCCTGCGCCAGCAGACCGGCGGCAGGCAGTCGATGGACCGCGCGCTGGAGGCGCTGCACGCGTGCTGCCTCGAAGCCGGCAAGATCTGGAGCGCGGCCGAGCTGCTGGCCAAGCTCGACGAACTGACCGGTACCTCGATCTTCAGCGCCTTGTACTCGGCGCACGTGGCTTCGCGCGAGTTTCCCGATCTTTCCGCGGTGTACCGGCAGCTCGGCTTGCGGGCGAACGGTTCGAGCGTGCAACTGCTCGACGATGGGCCGCAGCGGCAGTTGCGCGCCAGCATCATGAGGCGCGAGGCCCCCGGGGAGATCGCGGCGGAACAGGTGTCGTGCCGGCATGGTGGCTGAACTGGCGGTCGCTTATCTGCACTTCGCCGGAATCGTGACGTTCGGCGCATTGCTGTTCGCCGAATGGCTGCTGCTCGCCCGGGTCGATGCGCGCGAGCTCGCGAGGATCGCGCTGCTCGACCTCGGGTATCTCGGCGCCGCCATCGTCGTGCTGGCTTCGGGACTCGCGCGGGTGATCTGGTTCGGCAAGCCGTTGGCCTTCTATCTGCACAACCCGGTGTTCTGGATCAAGCTCGCCCTGTTCGTGGCGGTCGGCCTGATCTCCATTCCGCCCACCCGCTGCTTTTTGCGCTGGCGCCGCGGCGCCGGGAGGGGATCGTTCGTCGCGCCCGCGCACGAAGCCGCGTACGCGCGGCGTTATGTCGCCATCGAACTCGTCCTGCTTGCCCTGATTGCGCTCGCCGCGGTGCTCATGGCGCGCGGCGTAGGTCTGCAGAACTGAGTTTTCCGGCGGGCCCGCAGGCTGCCTTGCGGCGCTTGCGTCGCGGCGGCCCTTGCGGTTCTGCGGGCCTCGGCGCCGGCGCGGTGGAGCGGACAACTTCGGTTACCATGCCGGCGCATGTCATCGGCCGATCTTTGTTTCCTTCCCGCCGTCGAGCTGGCGCGTCTGATCCGCGAGCGCGAAGTCTGCGCCGTGGAAGTGATGCAGGCACATCTGGAAACGATCGAGCGCGTCAATCCCCGGGTCAACGCCATCGTCACCTTGCTGCCTGAACGCGCGCTCGCCGGCGCGCGCGAGATCGACGCACGCCTGGCCCGCGGCGAGGTGATCGGGCCGCTGGCCGGGTTGCCGGTGGCGCACAAGGACCTGGTCCCGACCAAAGGCATCCGCACCACCTTCGGCTCGCCGATCTACCGCGCTTTCGTCCCCGATGTGGACGCGATCATCGTCGAGCGGCTGCGCGCGGCCGGCGCGGTGACGATCGGCAAGACCAACACGCCGGAGTTTGGCGCCGGGTCGCAGACCTTCAACCCGGTCTTCGGCGCCACCCGCAATCCCTACGACCTGGAGCGCACCTGCGGGGGCTCCAGCGGCGGGGCCGCGGTGGCGCTCGCCTGCGGCATGATGCCGATCGCCGACGGCTCCGATCTGGGCGGATCGCTGCGCAATCCGGCGAGCTTCTGCAATGTCTTCGGCCTGCGGCCCAGCGCCGGGCGCGTGCCGCACTGGCCGGCACTCTCGGCCTGGTTCCCGCTGTCGGTGCTCGGCCCGATGGCGCGCACGGCGCAGGATGCGGCGCTCATGCTCAGCGCGATCGCCGGACCCGATCCGCGCTCGCCCATCTGTATCGAGGAGCCCGGCGAGCGGTTCGCGGCCGCGCTGGAACGCGATTTCCGGGGCGTGCGCATCGCCTGGTGCCGCGACTTCGGCGGGTTGCCGTTCGAACCCGAGGTGTTGCGCGTGACCGAATCGGGGCTCGGTGTCCTCGAGAGCCTGGGCTGCGTGGTGGAAGAAGCCACGCCGGATTTTCGCGACGCCGACGAGATCTTCCGGGTGATGCGCGCCTGGCATTTCGAGCTCTGTTATGGCGAGCTGCTCGACACCGGGCGCGCGCTGATGAAGGACACCGTGGTCTGGAACATCGAACAGGGCCGCAAGCTGAGCGGCGCGCAGGTGGCGGCGGCCGAGCGCGCCCGCACCCAGCTTTTCCATCGCATGCGCCGATTCATGGACAATTGCGCCTTCCTGGTGGCGCCGGTGTCGCAAGTGCTGCCGTTCGACCTGTCCCTGCCCTACGTCTCGCAAATCGGCGGGGTGAGGCTCGAAACTTATATCGACTGGATGAAGTCCTGCTACTGGGTGAGCGTCACGGGACAGCCCGCGGCTTCCGTGCCGTGCGGGTTCAGCGCGGGAGGATTGCCGGTCGGCATCCAGATCGTGGGCCGCTACCGCGACGATTTCGGCGTGCTGCAGCTCGCGCACGCCTTCGAGCAGGCCACCGGATTCTGGAAACAAAAGCCGCCGCTGGCGGCCGGGTCAACGCCAACTTCACGGGTCTGAAAAAGTGCGGAAAACGATCGGATTGTGGTCTCTGCTGGCGGCGAGTGTGCTCGTGCCGCCGCCCTCGGCGGCACAGGCGCAGCGCGAGCGTGCCGACCGCCTCTATGTGCGCGAGCTGGAAGGCATCTGGATACACCGAAAATATCTCGAGACGCTGGCCAGGAGCCGGATGCCGCATGAGACCGCGCGCAAAGTCCAGCCGGTGGTGATCGGCATTCAGCGTCAGGGACGCTCTTATCCGATCGTAGTGACCAACTTCGACAAGGCCTCGGTACAGGCGGTGCTGGATGTCGAACCGGGCGGCAAGCCCGGGCTCTACCGGCTGGTGCTCGGCCCCGAGGACCGGCCGATCTCCGCCAGCGAGGTGCGGTATCTCTGGCTGCGCGGGAGCCGCAATTCCGAGGGCAGGTTCGATCGACTGGAGATGGCCGAACTGACCTTCATGAAAGGCCAGTGGGCCGAGTATGTCTTCTCGGGCAAGGAGCTGGCCTCGCGCGTGAACCGCCTCGTGCTGGCCGGCAAGTACCGGGACGAGAAGGGTCGCAACTGGGAGTTTTCGGAAGGCGGCGAGGCCTACTGGCCGGACAAGACTTTCGCCTATGAACTCTCCCTCAACGATCCGAAGGCGGGATGCGAGTATCTGGAAGCGGAGGACCTGAAGGCGCCGGACGGCAAGCAGCGCTACGGATTCGCCTGGCGCCAGGGCAGGCTCCAGCTCTACCCGGCACGTCTGGTCAACAAGAAGGTGCGCTGCGAGCCCAGGCCATTCGCCGTGCTGACCCCGCAATAACGAGCTGCCGGCGCTCGCCGGCTTCCACAACCAGGCAAAAAGGAGGAGGAACGAAAATGACAGCCGGACGGATCATCGCGGCCGCGCTCGGGCTCTGCGCCTTTGCGACGGCGGCGCTCGCGGCCGATTGCAGGCCGATCGACGAAACCGAGGTGGTGCAGGCCGAGCTGCAGCGCTACGAGGCGCAGACCGGGGATGACTTCATCGCGATGGAACGCATCATCGGCGACGACCTGGTGTAT
It encodes the following:
- a CDS encoding amidase; the encoded protein is MSSADLCFLPAVELARLIREREVCAVEVMQAHLETIERVNPRVNAIVTLLPERALAGAREIDARLARGEVIGPLAGLPVAHKDLVPTKGIRTTFGSPIYRAFVPDVDAIIVERLRAAGAVTIGKTNTPEFGAGSQTFNPVFGATRNPYDLERTCGGSSGGAAVALACGMMPIADGSDLGGSLRNPASFCNVFGLRPSAGRVPHWPALSAWFPLSVLGPMARTAQDAALMLSAIAGPDPRSPICIEEPGERFAAALERDFRGVRIAWCRDFGGLPFEPEVLRVTESGLGVLESLGCVVEEATPDFRDADEIFRVMRAWHFELCYGELLDTGRALMKDTVVWNIEQGRKLSGAQVAAAERARTQLFHRMRRFMDNCAFLVAPVSQVLPFDLSLPYVSQIGGVRLETYIDWMKSCYWVSVTGQPAASVPCGFSAGGLPVGIQIVGRYRDDFGVLQLAHAFEQATGFWKQKPPLAAGSTPTSRV
- a CDS encoding DUF2214 family protein; this translates as MVAELAVAYLHFAGIVTFGALLFAEWLLLARVDARELARIALLDLGYLGAAIVVLASGLARVIWFGKPLAFYLHNPVFWIKLALFVAVGLISIPPTRCFLRWRRGAGRGSFVAPAHEAAYARRYVAIELVLLALIALAAVLMARGVGLQN